AGGGGAAAAAATGTTCTCTTCTGAAAAGGAAGATTTCTCCTTCTTGCTGCTCCAAAGGTGTCAGCAGAGAATGTGCGTGTGGTTAAGGGTGGGAGCTTAGGGTAGAGTGATGTGCTTCAGGGGGGTGGGCACAAGACAGTGAGCAGGAGAGGGAGGCTCCAGTCAGGTACTCCTCACCCCCCCAAATGCCAGGAGGGGATCCGAGCCAACCTGAAAGGGAAGCCATTACCCAACGCCTCCCTCCCTTACCCAGGCCTCTCTTTTTAACCACAGGCAcccaaaaagaaagggaagggcaAAGGCACCCCGGTTGTGGACGGGTTGGCTCCGGAGGACATGACCaaggagcaggtgagcgggctgGCCCTGTGCATGGGTCTAGTCCTGGgcggagtgggtgggtgggtgctgtTCCGTCTCATCCCTCTGGCTGTTTGTCTGCATGAACCTCTGTCAGACCAGTACACCCCTCATCCTGCCCTCTACTCTATGCCCACCTCCCCCATTCTGGCTCCTGCAGCTCTGTTCAAACCAGCATATCCTTCCCCATCTCCATAATCCCCGTCAGCTCCAATGCTCTCAGGCACAGTATTGAAGAACTTTTTTATAGGGTGGTAAGAATTTGGAAgcaaattttttttctggtataaaagccatttttcattttttttttttttgcattcccTTTCAGTTTTACCCCTTCATGCATCTGACGCTACAGAGCTGTTTTCATAGTACATGCATTATAGTCGTCTTGTTTATTTACCATGAAATGTTAGGAATTAGTGTATCCATGTGTTCTTGTTGATGAAGGCAGGGGCTAGATAACATAACTGTGTAATGACAATTTTAACTAAAAGGCCCCTGAAAACTGCAGCACATGGCAAACCACGAGAGGAAACTGGTGCCCACTCCAGCCTCCTTGTTCTGACGACGGACTGCCTGTGTGCATCTGCCACGGACCTGCGGGTCTGTGTCAACTGGTGTTGCTGTCAGAACCCTGACTGTCTTTGCATAGTTTTAAGATAAAGTAAATACAAAGCAGACTAACGGAGTCATGTGAGCTGAAGCTGGATGTTGAGCAAGGGCCCTTGATGGTAAGAGGGACTTTGTTTTACAGCCGGTCCTTAAATAACGTAGCGTTACAACGTTGATGAGACGCCAGGGGAACTTAGCTCTTGTGTCACTTAGCCAGTGGTAACATTCGTCTCCTTACGCGTCATTGGTCTTCACAGCTTCAGGACCTGTTGGTGACATTAAGTGAGAACTGGCCCTGCAGGGAAACCGGTTGAAGCAGAGGGTGGTGGGGCCAGTCTGTGTTCTGGAGAGCTCACTGGCTGCACACTGCATCGCCCCAGCAGTTGAGCTGTTTCTTACCTCCCCGTGTACTTCCGGTCCCTGTGGAGACAGCCCTGACCTGCGGTGGTGTGTCTGCAGTGGCATGGACACCTCGGCAGCGTCTggtgccagggcccagggcccagggtccAGGTGGCAGTGAGAGCCAGGCAGCTGCAGACAGGCCCCTGAACAGCCACCTTTTGTGCATCGAACTCCGGggctattttctaattttttaatatagactgttattgatttcagagaggaaggtggagggagaggagagagagaaacatcaatgatgagagagaatcatcaattggctgcctcctgcacgtctacagtgggattgagcctgcaacctggggccTGTACcttgacctagaatcaaactgaccttctggttcattggtcgacgctcaaccactgagccacacctgctgggctattttcagatttttttaagagaagctgGAAATGTGCATGTTTCtaagaaatgtatttattgagtCATGGCAAGATCTAACTGTGAGACACAGTAGGTGGGAGCCTGTTCCACTCTGAGTGGCACCAAAGGCCATGACATGGGGATGTTGTCTTCTGTGGAGGCCTGAGTCAGATGCACTGTGTTTTACCTCCTTTCAGCTCTGAAGGATTTTTAGATGAGAGTGGCCCCTCCCTCTCGCTTGCCTTTCTCCTCCATGTGCCCTTCGGGTGGGTGGGCCCTGCTGGGTCCTTCACAGTCTGCTCGGCCTGCAGGTGGAGGGGCACATCGGCCGCATCCGTGAGGAGCTGGACCGAGAGCGGGAGGAGCGCAACTACTTCCAGCTGGAGCGGGACAAGATCCACACCTTCTGGGAGATCACCCGAAGGCAGCTGGAGGAGAAGAAGGCTGAGCTGCGGAACAAAGACCGGGAGATGGAGGAGGCCGAGGAGCGGCACCAGGTGGAGATCAAGGTGAGTGGGGCCGCCTGCCTGTCCCGCTGGGGTCACTCCTGCAATGTTGGTCAGGGTGAGAGGCATTTCATCTCCTTGTTCTGGGTTTACAGCCCTTTGTTTGTGTCTTTCACCCTGGGAACCTAAAGGTATTCTTTGTAAAAGATGATGTGCATACCGGCAAACATGggtgtgcaggagtgtgtgtgggtgagcatgtgtgtgcatgtgagtagGTGAGCGTgcatgtgcaggtgtgtgtgcgtgtgtgtgtgtgtgccggtgAGCAAGTGGTCGTTCTCCCGCCCGCAGGTCTACAAGCAGAAGGTGAAGCACCTGCTGTATGAGCATCAGAACAACCTGACGGAGATGAAGGCTGAGGGCACCGTGGCCATGAAGCTGGCCCAGAAGGAGCACCGCACGCAGGAGGGCACGTTGCGCAAGGACATGCGGGCCCTGAAGGTGGAGCTCAAGGAGCAGGAGCTGGCCAACGAGGTGGTGGTGAAGAACCTGCGGCTGGTGGGTGCATCCATGGGCAGCTGGGTGTTGAACAGCAACTGGGAATTcacattttttgtttaaaaactcCCGCATGTTGGCtattaattgaaatattttttaaaaacgtgcAGCTAGGCAGCTCCGCTTTGGTGTCAAGTACAGAATTCTGTCTCCGACTTGAGCAGCAAACTGACATGAGGAAAACCAGTCAGGGTTCCTCTGCATGTGCTTCTGACACCTGACACCCAGCTGTGCTCCCAGGCTGTCTGTCAGGTGCATTGGGAAACACAGTCATTGAAGTGCCCAGCACCCCAGTCCACAGGCACACGGCAGCTTGTCATACAAGCTGGGCCCATGGGCACCTGACTGCCTTTTGAGAGCTTTTGGTCAATTCTGAGCGAGGATGGTGGGGGTGCCCGGAAGGTGCCAGGCCTCGTTCTGATCTCTGGGAGGACTGATAAAATGCCTTTCCACGTGTGGCACGTGGTCTGCAAAGGAGAAACTACACACAACAGAGAAGGCAAAATCATGTGTCAGATCCGCACAGCACATCCTCAGCTATAAGGAAGGACAGAGTGAGTGGGGCAATGGGAATGAGAGCGGGTTGCATTTTCCTACATGGAGTTCTGGGAAtggctcactgagaaggtgacatttgggTAAAGGCAGTAAGATCTGATCCGGgctggggagaccaggccaggaGAAGAGGTCGGGGACGAGCTGCATGAAGGCCAGAGGAACAAGTAGGTCCTAGCTCCTTGGCCTCAGAAACCACGGGGAGGCCCTGGCTTGGGCCCTGGCTGAGTCGGGCCTGTGGGGCATTTGGGCAGAGAGAGTGCATCTGACCTTGGTTTTCAGAGGCTCCTCCTGGCGGCAGGTTGAGAAGACTTTGTCAGCACATTTGTCTCCGGTGAAGGGAGCCGGGCTCCACTGGATCTGGAAAACACAGAAACTACAGAGTTTGCAGCCAAGGCTGAGGCTGTGAAAGAGTTGGACCCCCCAGAATGGCCCCAGCCGGTTTGTTTCAATGGCTAGAGTGTcgatctgcagactgaagggtcaagggtttgattctggttcaagggcatgttcctcggttgtaggctcgatccccggccatgctagaggcaaccagtcaatgtgtctctctcatattgatgtttctctctgactctccctgtcccttccactctctctaaaaatcaatgggggaaaaatatccttgagtgaggattaagtaaatacataaataaaaacgaATGGTCTGATCTCTCCTGACACAGGCACACAGTAGGCTGGTTTCCAATGAATTCAGTGACGGGAGGCTGTCCGCTTACCCAAGGCCTGTATAAAAAGATTGGTTATGTGGTCAGCGTTCccttttgtgtaaaaatactgctCTAGAAATAATTACCACTTTATATTCAGAATTGATGCAATAGCCGTCTACTGGAAAAAGTTCTTACGGTTGCTCTAAGCCACAGCAGAGGATGTGGCAGGCCCCTGGGGGAGCCTGCAGGTCCGGACAGTGCGGCCATGGCTCCACCCGCAGGCAGGCCAGCAAGGGGCCGCCGGCTGCTGTCAGTCCTTAGAATCTCTGAGAGCATTTTCTCAGGCTCAGAGCTGACGTTAGCCAAGTGAGTTTTGAAATGTGGAAGTTAGCAAAACCATGTTGTTCTGGATGTGGTGTGTGCGCCGGGGCCAGGGACCCGCCAGAACAGCAGAGGGTTGCCAAGCGGCTTCTGTCTGTCGTCTCGTAACTGCCGCTTCCGCCTTTGCAGAAACACACCGAGGAGATCACCAAGCTGCGCAGCGACTTTGAGAGGCAAGTGCGAGGTCAGTGTCCTCTTCCGGCGCCGCCATCCCGCAGAGCATGACTCCCCCAGCGCTTACCTCCCAGGCTGGCATGCCAGGCCAGCACAGCCCGGACCTTCGAGGAGAGAGAATGTGGTCACTTATGGCTGACGACCTCTCAGCATCCCATAACCAGGAGTTCTCTATGTCAGTTGGGGGAGGCTGTGGTCACCACCCACTTCCCCACTCCCGTCAGCAGTGGTGGCTCGGAGCAGGGGGTGGTCATCCGTCTCGCGGGCAGTGTTCTTAGTCTgtcccctggctcctggcccgAGGCGTTCTGTGTGGTTTGAGTCACACGGCCCTGTGTTGTGACTGGATGGCACATGGGTCACGGCTGGGGACCACGGGATGGGCCGGCGCGTCGCTAGCGAGCCCCTGCAGGGGTGGAGTCGCGGTGCCCGCATGGGCAGAGGACAGCACGCGTGGTGTGTGCCTCACGTGCCTCTGAGCGTCAGCGGGAAAACCCAGGGAAGCCTGTCCTGTGGCCGGTGAGCACGCGCAGCGTTGGCACTGCTGGCTGCTCTCCGCTCAGCTGCCGTGTGCCGCTGCCTTTCAGAAATTGAGGCCAAGTATGACAAGAAGATGAAGATGCTCAGGGATGAGCTCGACCTGCGGAGAAAGACGGAGACCCACGAAGTGGAGGAGAGGAAGAACGGGCAGATCAGCGCGCTGATGCAGCGGCACGAGGAGGCGTTCACGGACATGAAGAACTACTACAACGACATCACCCTCAACAACCTGGCCCTCATCAACTCCCTCAAGGTGCTGGGGCCGCGCCGGGCGCGCGCAGCTCTTCGCCCCCACGCACTGTCCCTCAGGGGACTGAGAATGCCCTTccctgcccttgactgaaattcaCAGGGAGTGTAACCTCCCTGTACCTGTAGCTGAAGACAGGCTGCTGCCCTCATGTCGGGCAGGAGAATGAGGAGGACAGTGTCTGTTCTGAGAGTAAAGGCTCAGGCAGGACTGTGGTTGGAGCCTAGCTTGGAGTCATGGGCAGGTGTCATTGCCACCCAGGTGCTGGCAGGGATGGGGTTTCCACAAAGCAGAATGCCCTTCATGGCGCACTGAACAAACCTGACTTCATGAAAACCTCGTTCCTAGAACATTCAGAGCAGGTGTGTGTTTGTACATAAAACAGGTCTCGTTGGCCTGTGTGCCCACAGCGGCAGGACATGCCTGTGGCAGGTGAGCTCGCagccctggcactgcctgctgaGCCCTCCTGCACACGACTGTGCCCACAGGAGCAGATGGAAGACATGCGGAAGAAGGAGGAGCACCTCGAGAAGGAGATGCTGGAGGTGTCTGCGCAGAACCGGCGCCTGGCGGAACCGCTGCAGAAGGCTCGGGAGGAGATGAGTGAGATGCAGAAGAAACTGGGCGACCACGAAAGGGACAAGCAGATCCTGGTTGTGAGTGTCACcgccttcaccccccacccccttggctcCTGGGCTCAGGAGAGAAGGGACATCCATGAGATGCCTCCTGGGACCTGTGCAGGGCTTGGCCCTTAGGGCAGGAAGGTGTCTGAATCTCTGTTTTCTGTGACTGGAgatggcggggaggggaggagtgggagggggaTGTAGAGTTGGTGCCCATTACCGCCCTGGTGGGGATGAGCCACTTGTGTCTTTGAGCCAGTTCTTCCTGGCGAGTATTCCTGGCCTTGCCATCTCCAGGAGCCTCCTGTGTGCATGCCTGAATCCTGAGTGCCTTCTGTgcccccctcttctctctgcagTGCACAAAGGCACGTTTGA
This is a stretch of genomic DNA from Myotis daubentonii chromosome 15, mMyoDau2.1, whole genome shotgun sequence. It encodes these proteins:
- the GAS8 gene encoding dynein regulatory complex subunit 4, whose amino-acid sequence is MAPKKKGKGKGTPVVDGLAPEDMTKEQVEGHIGRIREELDREREERNYFQLERDKIHTFWEITRRQLEEKKAELRNKDREMEEAEERHQVEIKVYKQKVKHLLYEHQNNLTEMKAEGTVAMKLAQKEHRTQEGTLRKDMRALKVELKEQELANEVVVKNLRLKHTEEITKLRSDFERQVREIEAKYDKKMKMLRDELDLRRKTETHEVEERKNGQISALMQRHEEAFTDMKNYYNDITLNNLALINSLKEQMEDMRKKEEHLEKEMLEVSAQNRRLAEPLQKAREEMSEMQKKLGDHERDKQILVCTKARLKVSEKELKSLQWEHEVLEQRFIQVQRERDELYSKFTAAILEVQQKTGFKNLLLERKLQALSAAMEKKELQLNEVLTASNLDPATLTLLSHKLEDVLESKNSTIKDLQYELARVCKAHSDLLRTYEAKLLAFGIPLDNVGFKPLETAVVGQTLGQGPAGLVSTPT